Genomic segment of Gloeocapsa sp. PCC 7428:
AATTGTTCATCGCAGTCAATAATCAGTTATACGCCGTAGCCTTGTACTTAATTTACTGTAGATAGTTTATAAAATTTTTACTGATAGTTATCATAACGTAGGGCAGGATATTTAGTTATATCAGATAACTTATTTCCTACTACACTTCTTGATTAAATCATGCGGCTCTAAATTTTTACTGATGAATTATACTATAATTTTACTGAATCTTAGTTCAACTCAATAAAAAATTAAAATAATATTTATATTTTGGAGAATATCTTTACAGTTTTTTTTCTTTTTGTCCTAGCTTAACGCCTTCGCTAAGCTAGCGCTGCGCTAACGAAAAACCCTGTGGAAAATATACTCTTTATGGTTCGTTTAAAACAATGACAATTTATAAAAACTGCTATCATTTTTCATGATTAATATAAATACTAATAAAGAATATAGGTATTAGGATTTAATATTGGTAGTTTATCTCAAATTAATATTAACAGCAGTAGTTTGGGGCGGTACATTTATTGCAGGAAGAGTCATTGTTCAAGATTTAGACCCTTTTTCTGCTGCATTCTGCCGTTTTGCTGTTTCTTCAATTTGTTTACTTTTTCTCACGCTCAAGCAAGAAGGACAGTTACCGCGTCTTCATCAAAAGCAACTCATACAAGTTATTTTACTAGGTATGACAGGGGTATTTGCCTACAATGCTTTCTTTTTTCTTGGCTTACAAACCATTGCTGCTAGCCGCGCAGCGTTGATTGTCGCTTTAAACCCGACATTTATTGCGCTTGGTTCTGCCTTATTTTTCAAAGATAAACTTACAGCTTTTAAAATAATAGGAATTATTGTTTCTTTATTAGGAGCCGCTTTGGCAATTAGTAGAGGGAACGTAGTCAATATATTGGATGATAATCTAAGTATAGGAGATCTATTTTTATTTGGTTGTGTCTTTAGCTGGGTTGCATATACGCTAATTGGTAAACTAGCCATGCAACAACTTTCGCCTTTAGTTGCTACTACTTATGCTTGTTTGATTGGCACTATTGCCTTATTTTTTCCTGCGTTATCAGAAGGAATCTTACAACATTTTTTTCAAATTAATTTCGTTACTTGGTTAGTGATTTGGTATTTAGGTTTTTTAAGTTCGGCGCTGGGTTTTATTTGGTATTCTGAAGGCGTTAGAGTAATAGGTCCTGCTAAAGCGGCTATTTTTATTAATTTAGTACCAGTATCAGCAATTTTGCTAGCAGCAGTTTTATTACGAGAAGAAATTACTTTAAGTCTTCTAGCAGGTGGGATTTTAGTAGTAATGGGCGTATTTCTTACGAATAAAGCTTAAGCTCAATAAAGTCCAGTAAAATTTTTTGGTGAGGTGTGCCTAAAGGTTTAGTATCTTGAGCTTTTTTAGAGTAGCATTCACCTTGTAAAATTTGCTCAGGTGTTAATAAACCCAAATCCCACCCTTCATGAAGAACCAGTCGATCGAGTTCTACGGTTAAAGGCGCGTGATAAACATGACGTACAACGCTTGTATCACAATAGCAGCCGAATTTAGATATTGTAGGTGGAGTGTAGCTAATTTCTTCTTGAAGTTCTCGGACGATAGCAGTATCAGGAAGTTCTCCAGGTTCGATGTGACCGCCGAATAAACCCCAATGACCAGGATAGAGGATTCCAGGAATATCGTCGCGTAATTGCATGAGAAATTGATTTTGGCGATAGAGAATGGCGATCGCAACACCAAATTGTTCACTCATCGATCATTTCGCAGGGATACGTTCGATTTGGCGGTGTTCTTCGACATAAGCTTCACCAAAATCTTGTTCTGCAACGGGAATACTGTGATAGCGTAGCTTTCCTTCGATTAAGACGCGATCTTCAAGTTGAATATTGCGTTGATTCGTTAATACCCAAATTGTGCCACTAGCGTCTTCGACTTGGTAAGCTAGCCAATCGACTAAAGGAACCAGCGCCGCGACTCTACCCTGAACGTAAATCGTTTTGTCTTGATCGCGTGTTGGTTCGATATCAGCAATTTGGGAAACATCAACTCCAAAACCTACATTCATGCTGTTGAGTGCAGATGGTACGCTGCTACAGCCTAGTAAACTAGTCAGCAAGAGAGAAGGTAAAACGTAGAGAGGTTTGAGTTGTGGCGCGATCGCCTGACGAAGAAATTGCATAGTCACTGGCACCATCACAACTAACAAAGTAGTAGATTTCAATCGTATGCAAAGAAATGGTGATCGCCCAGTATTGTTAGAAAAAATTCGTTTCAATTAAACATTCAGAGGAACAAGGCAATGCCTTGCCCGTAAAAATCAGAGTTAAATAGTAAGATTTTGATGCAAGAACGAGGCTGCATCAAGCAGCCTTGCGAAAGGAAGGTGCCAAAAATGGTTATGAAGCAAGCACAGTTACTCGATGGTAAAGCTTTGGCGCAACGTCTGCAAAGCGAACTCAAAGAACAAATTCAAAAACAAACTTCGATTGGACGCCCACCAGGATTAGCAGTATTAATGGTAGGCGATAATCCTGCAAGCGCTGCGTATGTGCGTAATAAAGAACGTGCTTGCACGAATGTGGGGATTGCTTCGTTTGGGCAACATTTCAGCGTAGAAGTAACGCAATCAGAACTAGAACAGACAATTCATCGCCTTAATCAAGATGACCGAGTTGATGGCATTTTAGTACAGTTACCTTTACCCGAACATTTAGATGCAGTTGCATTATTACATCAAATCGATCCTGATAAAGATGCGGATGGATTGCATCCTACGAACCTAGGAAGACTTGTGCGCGGGGAACAAGGGTTGCGTAGCTGTACTCCCGCCGGAGTGATGCGGCTGTTGCAAGAATATCAAATTCCACTCAAAGGTAAACAAGCGGTTGTTGTGGGACGCAGTATTTTAGTTGGTAAGCCTTTAGCTTTGATGCTCCTCGAAGCCGATGCGACAGTAACAATTGCGCATTCGCGATCGCAAGATTTAGGGACAATTACACAATCTGCTGATATTTTAGTTGGTGCTGTCGGTCGTCCAGGACTGATTACAGCAGATATGGTAAAATCTGGGGCGGTTGTTGTCGATGTCGGAATTAATCGCGTGACAGATGCGAGTGGTAGTAGCCGCTTAGTCGGTGATGTAGACTTTGACGCGGTGCAAAATGTTGCCGAATATATTACTCCGGTTCCTGGGGGGATTGGTCCGATGACAGTCGCGATGTTATTACAAAATACCTTTACAAGTTACTTACAGCGCCACTAGTAAACAATATCAAATTCAGTTATTGACTAGCAACTAACCACTCATAACAGCGTAACGATACTAATATTCTGGTTATTTCAACAGATGATATGACAAATACTGAATTTGTGATTCATAACTTCCCAAAGCCCCGTAAAATTGTTACGGACACCACAGCAGCTGAAGGAATTCGGGAATGGTAGTAACGGATAACCCACAAACGCCTCAAGAAAAAGTACCATTTGACCTACCAGCTTATTTACAACAGCGACAATCGCAAGTTGAAGCGGCACTTGATCGTGCCATTCCGATCGCTTATCCAGAGAAAATTTATGAAGCGATGCGTTACTCGTTGTTAGCTGGCGGTAAACGGCTGCGTCCGATTTTGTGTCTTGCAACCTGCGAACTAGCTGGCGGTACGACAGAAATGGCAATACCAACAGCTTGTGCTTTAGAGATGATTCATACGATGTCGCTCATCCACGATGACCTCCCTGCGATGGATAATGATGATTATCGACGCGGGATGTTGACAAATCACAAAGTTTATGGTGAGGATATTGCGATTCTAGCAGGTGATGGCTTATTAGCGTATGCGTTTGAGTATGTTGCGGCGAAGACCGAAAATGTGCCAGCACCGCGAGTTTTACAGGTGATTAGTCGTCTAGGGCGTGCGGTGGGTGCTGCGGGTTTAGTTGGCGGTCAGGTTGTCGATCTAGAATCAGAAGGAAAAGCGGATGTCTCAATTGACACGCTAAACTTTATTCATAATCACAAAACTGCGGCGTTGTTAGAAGCTTGTGTTGCTTGTGGAGCAATTTTAGCGGGTGCGCCAGAAGCTGACTTACAAAGATTAACTCGTTATGCACAAAATATTGGGTTAGCATTCCAGATTGTTGATGATATTCTGGATATTACTGCGACTCAAGAAGAACTCGGCAAAACTGCTGGTAAAGATTTACAAGCACAAAAAGCAACTTATCCGAGTATTTGGGGCTTGGAAGAATCGCAGCGTCAAGCACGCCAACTGATTCAAGCGGCAATTGCGGAACTTGATTCTTTTGGAGAAAAAGCCCTACCGCTACAAGCGATCGCCGAATTTATCACTAGCCGCACGCACTAAAAGCTATCAGCCTTTCTTTATAACTGACATCAAAACACCATGCAGGACTTTGGCGACATTCTAGACAACAGCGTACTGCTGGTTGCTGTAATAGCTTGTCTCATCGCTCAAGCATCAAAACTTGTAGTAGAGTTAATCAAAAATCGTAAATTGGATATGCGCGTTCTCGTCACAACGGGGGGAATGCCGAGCGCCCATTCCGCACTTGTTACTGCCTTAGCTACTGGGATTGGACAAACTGCGGGGTGGGCAAGCACCGAGTTTGCGATCGCAACGATTTTTGCGATTATCGTCATGTACGATGCGGCGGGAGTCCGTCAAGCTGCGGGTAAACAAGCACGTATTCTCAATCAAATGATTGACGAACTATTTCACGAAAACAAAGAATTTAACGAAGACCGACTCAAAGAATTACTTGGACATACACCGTTTCAAGTTATTGTGGGTTCAGTTCTTGGCGTTACCATTTCTTGGCTAGCAAGCCCAGCGTATTAGTTGGTGATTGGTAATAGGTAATGGGTAATTGTCATTTACAGTGAAGCTTTGGGGCGGATGAGCGTGACTTGACGACTGTTTACTAATAGAGCATAAAAGCCGCGATCGCTGAGCCTTTTTAAGGTTTCAGTCGCCTTGTTTTGGTCTGTTGTATGCAGTGCGAGTAAGTAATTGCGCTGGGCGTAGGAAGTTAAACCAACGTCAGTTCCTAAAAATTGCTGTACTTGTGCTGCGGTTTCTGGGCGGTTGAAATATTCAACTAACACCGCATATCCTGCGCCTAAAGGTTTGGGATCTGCTGCGGTTGACGCGGATGGTGTTTCTTTAGGAGAACGCACGACAAACGCAGCTAAACCTAGCGATCGGATCGATTGCACTTGTGCATTGGCATTGTCTAATTGTGTAAAAGTGCCAGTGCGCGTTACTGTTTCGTTGAGATAGCGGCAAACGATGCTATTCGTATTAGATGGTAGGGCGCGACGTAGTTTTTCTTGCGCTTCAGGCGTTGGCGATCGCACGAGTACAAGATATTCACCCGCTTTAGGTGGCTGGCAATTAGGCAAAGTTGTTTGGGCAGCTGCCACATTCAGGCTCATCATCCAACGAACAGCAGAAAGTAGAATTAAGCCGAATAGTGGCATTGCTCCGCGTTGGTAAATATCCCCCTGACTTCGGTTGCTTTTCATCTTATGACGACATTGACGCTAGCGAAGCTAAGGGATCGGGAATTGTTGCCGATGGTGCTTGAAATTCGCCAGTGATGACGTACTCTAAGCGTAATTTCAGCCAAGTGATAAATTGCGGATTGGTAGAAATCACCGCCGCTGCTGGTTGAGGACATTGAGCTTTAACTTGTGCCATTTCGGGCGCTTCTAAAAAGGCTGGCTGCGTCACTAACCAGAAATCGATTTCTTTTGCTTGTTCGTGATAGTTACGCGTGCGTTCTCTGAGAACTTCATCTAATGGTTCTTCTTCAACAAGAAAGCGTTGACTTGCTAATACGTAGTAATAGGTTTGCATCTCTCTAGAGGTTAACGACTAGGGAGTAGTTATTGTCTCACTTTTTATCTTCTGATTTTAGGAGAAATTTACACTTCTCCACGAATCGCTTGTTTCATCTCACGTACCGCACGCTCTAAACCGACTAAAGCTGCACGGCTAACGATAGTATGACCAATGTTGAGTTCTTCCATTCCTGGAATACAAGCCACAGGGTAGACATTCCAATACGTCAATCCGTGTCCTGCATTGACACGTAAACCGGAGGCGATCGCTTGTTTTGCACCTTGCGAAAGGATGGCGAGTTCTTGTTGTTTACTCGCTTCGTTATGGGCTTCTGCATAACGCCCCGTATGCAACTCAATAAATTTAGCCTTGACCTTGACAGATGCTTCAATTTGTGAAATATCAGCATCAATAAATAAACTCACAGGAATGTCGGCAGATTGTAACTTATCGACAACCTCGTTCATGCGGTCGAGTTGACCAACAATATCTAAACCGCCTTCGGTTGTGACTTCCTCGCGTTTTTCGGGCACCAGCGTCACGTAATCCGGTTTGATATCCAGTGCGATCGCCACCATTTCATCGGTAGCTGCCATTTCTAAATTTAGGTGCGTACGTACAGTTTCTCGCAACAAACGGACATCGCGTTCTTGAATATGGCGTCGATCCTCGCGCAGATGCACAGTAATCCCATCCGCGCCGCCAAGTTCAGCAAGGACTGCTGCTGCGACAGGATCGGGTTCTACAGTTCGGCGTGCTTGTCGAATAGTTGCGATGTGATCGATGTTGACTCCTAATGTAGGCAATCTAACTTCTCCTGAATTAATGAGGTAACAAAAATGTATAAATGCGATCGCGAATCAATTCACCGCTAGATAGTTAAGTGTGCCTCCGCACACTTCGTTTGAATAGCCTCGACTTCAGTCGAAAGGCGTCTATAGATTCATGCAACCGAGCGCATAGATATATTATTTTAATGACCAATTAAAGCGCGATCGCCGTTTCTTAAACTGGATATCAAACAACGTCCTACCTTTTTTGTCACTTCATCATCGCCAAAATTTAATTTGCCCTTCTTTGTCACCGCTAATTACGGTTTGATCGTCAGGGCTAATTGCTACAGCGTAAACATCGCCAGGGTGTCCTTGAAACGTGTGTAATAGCTGACCAGTACGCAAACTCCATAATTTAACTTCGCGATCTTCCGCACCACTTACCAGAAACTGACCATCAGCACTAATCGCTACCGAGTTTACATGGTCTGTATGCCCGTGCAAAGTTCGTACTAATCTACCTGTGCGGATATTCCAGATTTCAACGGTTTCGTCATTACTACCACTCGCTAATGTTTCGCCATCAGGACTAATCGCAACAGTGATAATTTTACTTTTGTGTGCGGCTAGCGTGCGGATAAGTTGACCAGTGTTAACATCCCAAATTTTGATATCTTGACCTTGACCACCACTCGCTAAGGTTTGTCCATCAGGACTGAGTGCGATTGTCCTTAACCTTGATGTATCAGCCGCAAAGCTTCTGAGTAATTTTCCAGACGGTAGATCCCAGACTTTGAGTGTATTGTTACCGTCAGCGCTAACTAACGTGTTACCATCCTGACTAATGGCAACTGCCCAAACGGTATCTTGCGATCCCGTCAGAGTGCGGATCGCTTCGCCTGTCCGAAGATTCCAAACTTTAATTGTTTTATCGCCACTACCACTGACTAAGGATCGCCCATCAGGAGTAATCGCCACTGACCAAACCGCAGCAGTATGACCTGATAACGTCCGGATCGGTTTTCCACTGGGTAAATGCCAAACTTTGATCGTTGTGTCCCCACTGCTACTCACCAGCGTTTGACCATCATGCGTTGTCGCGAGTGACCAAACAGTTTTTGCATGATCGAGGCGTGTTTGCGCGGTTTGACTGTAATCTCTTGGCGCAGCAACCAGCGAGTTACCAAAAGGTAATTGTAATAACTGCTGTCGTTGTAAAATATATGTTGCTCCAACTAAAGTGACTAGCGTTGTGAAGCTGACTCCTAAAAGCAAGCGGACGCTACGATGTTGGACGAGTGGTGCAAAAAGTCTTGTCCTACGGGTTGGTAATACGAGTGGTTCACTTTCTTGAGATTGCGTCTCGGCTACGGGAGCAATTAAAATTTTGTTGTTATGAGAATTTATGATAACTGGCTCAATATTGGCGGCGGTTGCTTCGGCTTTTCTGCTGATATATTCATGCAATTCGTCAACAGCAATCCAGCGATCGCCGTCTAAGTCTGCCGCACCTTCTAGACCTTCGACTAGGTAACGCGTATAAGTGGAAATATCATTTCCTTTGTGTTGAAAGAATGACTGAGTTGCAGACGATAAAAGAATCGTGCGATTTCCTCCTAGTTGACTTGCGATATCTCCTGAAGCACGATCCTGCGCAGCAGCAACACTAGCGGCTGAAGCTTGAGTAAAGCGACAATCTAAAATTAGGATCTGTTGTGTCGCACGGCTATCGTTCATGATGTCTTGCACAAAACTTGCCGATACGACTGTCGATTTAATCAGTTCTCTTTGCGCGTTTTTACTTGTATGACTTGTTGCAAAAAATAATTTATTGCTGTAGTCCTTGATACAATAACCCGAAAAATAAAGTAATACTAGATCGCCACTTTGATGCGCCTTATCTCGAAATAAAGCCTCAATTGCTGCTTGCATCACAAGGGGTTCAGGATCTTTTAAAGTTTTCACTTCATCAAACCCTAAACCTGGTTTTTGCAGTACGCGTTGCATTTCCTCGACATCTTTGACTGCACCAGGTAAGGTGTTAAAGCCAGTACCGTGGTGGCTAACTCCAATCAGTAGTGCAAATTTAGCCATTATAATTTCCTACACTGCCAGAGATGCTAACCCCAACAAAGAACACTAACGCAACTATTAGTAATTTGCTTAAAATTTAAGTTCTCTTTAAAACTTTAGCCGTTGCTTCATGAAATCTTTATCAAAAAATTATAAGGGTTAACTTTCGATGATTAAGAATTTATCAAAAAAAGCATCTCTGTAGTAGAGATGCTCGATTGATTTTCGTAAAAGTTATTTACAACTTATTTAGTTTACTAGACAAAGATAAAGTGACTCGGCATTAAACTACTCGCTGTTACGTTCATAAGAATCGCAATTTCTTCTCCAGAAACACTTAAAATAGTATTGTTTACGTTACTACCAGCGCCTTGTTTAATCGCCAACTGCTCAAAAGTTAAATTGTGAGTTAAACCAATACGATCGCCATGATTAAGGTTGAAATCACTAATAATATCGAATCCAGCATCATTCAAAACGAAGACATCGCTACCACTGTCACCAGTTATCGTATCTTCTCCTAAACCACCGCTTAAAGTATCATTACCCCTACCACCGCGTAGGAGATCGTCGCCACTCAAGCCAAAGATGCGATCGTTACCACCTTGACCATTAATAACATCATGCGAGTAATTGTAACCTTTGACACGATTATCTAAATCATTGAGAAAAGTAACACTGTTAGGATTAAAAATGCGATCGCGCTGTGCGTTAGCATCGAAAACATCAAAGTTATCTTGAATTTCACTTTGACTATTAAATAGAAGATTTCCTATTTTGAGATTTTCTAGGTTTTCTAGGTCAAAATTTTGCAAAATCACTTGCGGACTATC
This window contains:
- a CDS encoding NUDIX hydrolase encodes the protein MSEQFGVAIAILYRQNQFLMQLRDDIPGILYPGHWGLFGGHIEPGELPDTAIVRELQEEISYTPPTISKFGCYCDTSVVRHVYHAPLTVELDRLVLHEGWDLGLLTPEQILQGECYSKKAQDTKPLGTPHQKILLDFIELKLYS
- a CDS encoding divergent PAP2 family protein, with translation MQDFGDILDNSVLLVAVIACLIAQASKLVVELIKNRKLDMRVLVTTGGMPSAHSALVTALATGIGQTAGWASTEFAIATIFAIIVMYDAAGVRQAAGKQARILNQMIDELFHENKEFNEDRLKELLGHTPFQVIVGSVLGVTISWLASPAY
- the folD gene encoding bifunctional methylenetetrahydrofolate dehydrogenase/methenyltetrahydrofolate cyclohydrolase FolD, translated to MVMKQAQLLDGKALAQRLQSELKEQIQKQTSIGRPPGLAVLMVGDNPASAAYVRNKERACTNVGIASFGQHFSVEVTQSELEQTIHRLNQDDRVDGILVQLPLPEHLDAVALLHQIDPDKDADGLHPTNLGRLVRGEQGLRSCTPAGVMRLLQEYQIPLKGKQAVVVGRSILVGKPLALMLLEADATVTIAHSRSQDLGTITQSADILVGAVGRPGLITADMVKSGAVVVDVGINRVTDASGSSRLVGDVDFDAVQNVAEYITPVPGGIGPMTVAMLLQNTFTSYLQRH
- a CDS encoding DMT family transporter, whose product is MVVYLKLILTAVVWGGTFIAGRVIVQDLDPFSAAFCRFAVSSICLLFLTLKQEGQLPRLHQKQLIQVILLGMTGVFAYNAFFFLGLQTIAASRAALIVALNPTFIALGSALFFKDKLTAFKIIGIIVSLLGAALAISRGNVVNILDDNLSIGDLFLFGCVFSWVAYTLIGKLAMQQLSPLVATTYACLIGTIALFFPALSEGILQHFFQINFVTWLVIWYLGFLSSALGFIWYSEGVRVIGPAKAAIFINLVPVSAILLAAVLLREEITLSLLAGGILVVMGVFLTNKA
- a CDS encoding caspase family protein, which encodes MAKFALLIGVSHHGTGFNTLPGAVKDVEEMQRVLQKPGLGFDEVKTLKDPEPLVMQAAIEALFRDKAHQSGDLVLLYFSGYCIKDYSNKLFFATSHTSKNAQRELIKSTVVSASFVQDIMNDSRATQQILILDCRFTQASAASVAAAQDRASGDIASQLGGNRTILLSSATQSFFQHKGNDISTYTRYLVEGLEGAADLDGDRWIAVDELHEYISRKAEATAANIEPVIINSHNNKILIAPVAETQSQESEPLVLPTRRTRLFAPLVQHRSVRLLLGVSFTTLVTLVGATYILQRQQLLQLPFGNSLVAAPRDYSQTAQTRLDHAKTVWSLATTHDGQTLVSSSGDTTIKVWHLPSGKPIRTLSGHTAAVWSVAITPDGRSLVSGSGDKTIKVWNLRTGEAIRTLTGSQDTVWAVAISQDGNTLVSADGNNTLKVWDLPSGKLLRSFAADTSRLRTIALSPDGQTLASGGQGQDIKIWDVNTGQLIRTLAAHKSKIITVAISPDGETLASGSNDETVEIWNIRTGRLVRTLHGHTDHVNSVAISADGQFLVSGAEDREVKLWSLRTGQLLHTFQGHPGDVYAVAISPDDQTVISGDKEGQIKFWR
- a CDS encoding pyridoxine 5'-phosphate synthase; the protein is MPTLGVNIDHIATIRQARRTVEPDPVAAAVLAELGGADGITVHLREDRRHIQERDVRLLRETVRTHLNLEMAATDEMVAIALDIKPDYVTLVPEKREEVTTEGGLDIVGQLDRMNEVVDKLQSADIPVSLFIDADISQIEASVKVKAKFIELHTGRYAEAHNEASKQQELAILSQGAKQAIASGLRVNAGHGLTYWNVYPVACIPGMEELNIGHTIVSRAALVGLERAVREMKQAIRGEV
- a CDS encoding MgPME-cyclase complex family protein; protein product: MQTYYYVLASQRFLVEEEPLDEVLRERTRNYHEQAKEIDFWLVTQPAFLEAPEMAQVKAQCPQPAAAVISTNPQFITWLKLRLEYVITGEFQAPSATIPDPLASLASMSS
- the crtE gene encoding geranylgeranyl diphosphate synthase CrtE, encoding MVVTDNPQTPQEKVPFDLPAYLQQRQSQVEAALDRAIPIAYPEKIYEAMRYSLLAGGKRLRPILCLATCELAGGTTEMAIPTACALEMIHTMSLIHDDLPAMDNDDYRRGMLTNHKVYGEDIAILAGDGLLAYAFEYVAAKTENVPAPRVLQVISRLGRAVGAAGLVGGQVVDLESEGKADVSIDTLNFIHNHKTAALLEACVACGAILAGAPEADLQRLTRYAQNIGLAFQIVDDILDITATQEELGKTAGKDLQAQKATYPSIWGLEESQRQARQLIQAAIAELDSFGEKALPLQAIAEFITSRTH